In Mastomys coucha isolate ucsf_1 unplaced genomic scaffold, UCSF_Mcou_1 pScaffold5, whole genome shotgun sequence, one genomic interval encodes:
- the Ccdc69 gene encoding coiled-coil domain-containing protein 69 isoform X2: protein MGCRQSGHSRGKEKVEEVQTELLETLDKEGRILEGRHEEVGQALKTSNAQEKDALSDCIQEAKTSLQEATQANMKEVDGSILSRLYRNHIQDYGSPGPFWEQELESLHHVIEMKNERIHELEKQLFLLEMLKEKTLILALKNTTLRQEVEDLQFQAGNRLAMSRQLRKDLLQDLEKESQNGHCGSRRRSH from the exons GTGGAAGAGGTACAGACAGAACTCCTGGAGACCCTGGACAAAGAGGGAAGGATCCTAGAAGGAAGGCATGAGGAAGTTGGGCAAG CCCTGAAGACATCGAATGCACAGGAGAAAGATGCTCTTAGTGACTGCATCCAAGAGGCCAAAACCTCATTGCAG GAGGCCACACAAGCCAACATGAAGGAGGTGGACGGGTCCATCCTAAGCCGACTCTATAGAAACCACATCCAG GATTATGGAAGCCCTGGTCCATTCTGGGAGCAAGAGCTGGAGAGTTTGCACCACGTTATTGAGATGAAGAATGAGCGAATTCATGAGCTTGAGAAACAGCTGTTCCTCCTGGAGATGCTG aaagaaaaaactctGATCTTAGCACTGAAAAACACCACCCTGCGGCAGGAGGTTGAGGACCTACAGTTCCAAGCTGGGAACAGGTTGGCCATGTCAAG GCAGCTCCGGAAAGACCTACTTCAGGACCTCGAAAAGGAGTCACAGAACGGCCACTGTGGCAGCAGACGGAggagccactga
- the Ccdc69 gene encoding coiled-coil domain-containing protein 69 isoform X1, with product MGCRQSGHSRGKEKVEEVQTELLETLDKEGRILEGRHEEVGQALKTSNAQEKDALSDCIQEAKTSLQNTCASHVSPQEATQANMKEVDGSILSRLYRNHIQDYGSPGPFWEQELESLHHVIEMKNERIHELEKQLFLLEMLKEKTLILALKNTTLRQEVEDLQFQAGNRLAMSRQLRKDLLQDLEKESQNGHCGSRRRSH from the exons GTGGAAGAGGTACAGACAGAACTCCTGGAGACCCTGGACAAAGAGGGAAGGATCCTAGAAGGAAGGCATGAGGAAGTTGGGCAAG CCCTGAAGACATCGAATGCACAGGAGAAAGATGCTCTTAGTGACTGCATCCAAGAGGCCAAAACCTCATTGCAG AACACATGTGCAAGTCATGTCTCACCACAGGAGGCCACACAAGCCAACATGAAGGAGGTGGACGGGTCCATCCTAAGCCGACTCTATAGAAACCACATCCAG GATTATGGAAGCCCTGGTCCATTCTGGGAGCAAGAGCTGGAGAGTTTGCACCACGTTATTGAGATGAAGAATGAGCGAATTCATGAGCTTGAGAAACAGCTGTTCCTCCTGGAGATGCTG aaagaaaaaactctGATCTTAGCACTGAAAAACACCACCCTGCGGCAGGAGGTTGAGGACCTACAGTTCCAAGCTGGGAACAGGTTGGCCATGTCAAG GCAGCTCCGGAAAGACCTACTTCAGGACCTCGAAAAGGAGTCACAGAACGGCCACTGTGGCAGCAGACGGAggagccactga
- the Ccdc69 gene encoding coiled-coil domain-containing protein 69 isoform X3: protein MGCRQSGHSRGKEKVEEVQTELLETLDKEGRILEGRHEEVGQALKTSNAQEKDALSDCIQEAKTSLQNTCASHVSPQEATQANMKEVDGSILSRLYRNHIQDYGSPGPFWEQELESLHHVIEMKNERIHELEKQLFLLEMLAAPERPTSGPRKGVTERPLWQQTEEPLNHLSP from the exons GTGGAAGAGGTACAGACAGAACTCCTGGAGACCCTGGACAAAGAGGGAAGGATCCTAGAAGGAAGGCATGAGGAAGTTGGGCAAG CCCTGAAGACATCGAATGCACAGGAGAAAGATGCTCTTAGTGACTGCATCCAAGAGGCCAAAACCTCATTGCAG AACACATGTGCAAGTCATGTCTCACCACAGGAGGCCACACAAGCCAACATGAAGGAGGTGGACGGGTCCATCCTAAGCCGACTCTATAGAAACCACATCCAG GATTATGGAAGCCCTGGTCCATTCTGGGAGCAAGAGCTGGAGAGTTTGCACCACGTTATTGAGATGAAGAATGAGCGAATTCATGAGCTTGAGAAACAGCTGTTCCTCCTGGAGATGCTG GCAGCTCCGGAAAGACCTACTTCAGGACCTCGAAAAGGAGTCACAGAACGGCCACTGTGGCAGCAGACGGAggagccactgaaccatctgagTCCTTGA